One window of Trifolium pratense cultivar HEN17-A07 linkage group LG5, ARS_RC_1.1, whole genome shotgun sequence genomic DNA carries:
- the LOC123883791 gene encoding receptor-like protein kinase 5 isoform X1 — translation MTKSILFILILFFFFTYANSQQSQLYNEEHEILMKIKKHFQNPLFLSHWNSSKTSYHCSYPEITCTNDDSITSLSMINTNLTQTLPPFLCELKNLTYIDFQLNYIPNEFPTLLYNCSKLQHLDLSQNYFVGNIPNDIDKLANLQFLSLAANSFSGEIPRSIGNLKNLKRLELYQCLFNGTIPDEIGNLSNLETLFMFSYGMLPRTKLPSSFTKLKNLRIFDMHDSNLVGEIPETIGEMMALEDLDLSGNFLSGKIPNGLFTLKNLSRLILYNNSLSGDIPDVVEAFELTTLDLSYNLLTGKIPDDFGNIKKLKYLALFTNRLSGKVPESIGNLPALTDFIVFQNNLSGNLPQSFGRFSKLETFQIASNSFNGKLPQSLCYHGRLVGLTAYDNNLSGELPKSLGSCSSLQYLRLENNEFSGEIPNGLWTSMYLTTIRISENMFTGQLPERLARNLSELAVSHNRFSGTIPNGVSSWKKLVKFNASNNFFNGSIPSELASLPQLETLLLDQNQLTGQIPTDITSWKSLVTLNLSHNQLSGEIPDAICRLPSLSVLDLSENKISGRIPPQLSLRLTNLNLSSNYLIGRIPSDFENLAYESSFLNNSGLCVDKLVLNLALCNSGTARRRRGDSSMSKALVVILVVVASLTVFLALFLSISFYRKRKRLMKRTWKLTSFQRLSFTKSNIVSSMSEHNIIGSGGFGSVYRVAVEGLGYVAVKKIRGNSRKLDQKLVDSFLAEVEILSKIRHNNIVKLMCCISSDDSLLLVYEYHEHQSLDRWLHKKSKSPAVSGTVNGNIIDWPKRLHIAIGAAQGLCYMHNDCSPPIVHRDVKTSNILLDSQFNAKVADFGLARILVKPEELATMSAVAGTFGYIAPEYAQTIRVNEKIDVYSFGVVLLELTTGKEANHGDEYSSLAEWAWRHIQIGTNIEELLDDDAMEPSNLEEMCSIFKLGVMCTSTLPASRPSMKEVLKVLTGCKDLLANAEKIVDIYDSAPLLKNLKWEKQLEFSA, via the exons ATGACAAAATCTATTTTGTTCATTCTaatcttgtttttctttttcacctATGCAAATTCTCAACAATCTCAATTATACAATGAAGAACATGAAATTCTAATGAAGATAAAAAAGCACTTTCAAAATCCATTATTCCTAAGTCATTGGAATTCATCAAAAACTTCATATCATTGTTCATATCCAGAAATCACTTGCACAAATGATGATTCAATCACTTCACTTTCAATGATCAACACAAACTTAACACAAACACTTCCACCTTTTCTTTGTGAACTCAAAAACCTCACTTACATTGATTTTCAACTCAACTACATACCAAATGAGTTTCCAACATTACTTTACAATTGTTCCAAGCTTCAACATCTTGACCTTTCGCAGAACTATTTTGTCGGTAACATACCGAATGACATCGATAAGTTGGCCAATCTGCAGTTCCTTAGCCTCGCCGCAAACAGCTTTTCAGGTGAAATTCCAAGGAGTATTGGAAACTTGAAGAATTTAAAAAGACTTGAACTATATCAGTGTCTTTTTAATGGTACTATTCCCGATGAAATCGGTAATTTGTCGAATCTTGAAACTTTGTTTATGTTCTCATATGGTATGCTACCTAGAACAAAGTTACCATCTAGTTTTACTAAGTTGAAAAATTTAAGGATATTTGATATGCATGACTCTAACTTGGTTGGAGAAATTCCTGAAACAATTGGTGAAATGATGGCTTTGGAAGATTTGGATTTATCAGGAAATTTTTTGAGTGGAAAAATTCCAAATGGTTTGTTCACTTTGAAAAATTTGAGCAGACTTATTCTTTATAACAATAGTCTTTCTGGAGATATACCTGATGTGGTTGAAGCGTTCGAGTTAACAACCTTGGATCTTTCGTATAATCTTCTCACCGGAAAAATACCAGATGATTTTGGAAATATCAAAAAGCTAAAGTACTTGGCCTTGTTTACAAATCGATTATCCGGCAAGGTACCGGAAAGCATCGGTAATTTGCCGGCTCTGActgattttattgtttttcagAACAATTTATCAGGTAATCTTCCTCAAAGTTTTGGTAGGTTTTCTAAACTTGAAACTTTTCAGATTGCATCTAATAGTTTCAATGGTAAGCTACCACAGAGTTTGTGCTATCATGGAAGGTTAGTTGGTTTAACTGCTTATGACAATAATCTAAGTGGTGAGTTGCCGAAATCTTTAGGTAGTTGTAGCAGTTTACAGTATCTGAGACTTGAGAATAATGAGTTTTCTGGTGAAATTCCTAATGGTTTATGGACATCTATGTACTTGACAACAATTAGGATAAGTGAGAACATGTTCACTGGCCAGCTTCCCGAAAGATTGGCTCGGAATCTTTCAGAATTAGCCGTAAGTCACAATCGATTTTCAGGTACAATTCCGAATGGAGTTTCTTCTTGGAAGAAGTTAGTGAAGTTCAATGCTAGTAACAACTTTTTCAATGGAAGTATTCCGTCGGAGTTAGCATCTCTTCCTCAGCTAGAAACTCTTCTACTTGATCAAAACCAGCTCACCGGTCAAATTCCAACGGATATAACATCATGGAAGTCTCTAGTAACACTAAACCTCAGCCACAATCAACTATCTGGCGAAATACCTGATGCAATTTGTAGGTTACCTTCGCTAAGTGTGTTGGACTTATCAGAAAACAAAATCTCCGGCCGAATTCCACCTCAGCTATCTTTGAGACTCACAAATCTCAATCTATCATCAAATTATTTGATAGGGCGGATTCCAAGTGATTTCGAAAACCTTGCGTATGAAAGCAGCTTTCTAAACAACTCTGGTCTATGTGTTGATAAATTAGTACTAAACCTTGCTTTGTGCAATTCTGGAACtgcaagaagaagaagaggagaCTCATCCATGTCTAAGGCGTTGGTCGtaatcttggtggtagtagcttCTTTAACGGTTTTCTTGGCATTATTCTTGTCAATCAGTTTTTACAGAAAAAGAAAGCGGTTAATGAAAAGGACATGGAAGCTAACTTCATTTCAGAGGCTAAGTTTCACAAAATCAAATATTGTGTCCTCGATGTCAGAACATAATATTATTGGTAGCGGTGGATTTGGTTCTGTTTATCGCGTCGCTGTTGAGGGTTTAGGCTATGTTGCAGTGAAAAAGATCAGAGGAAATAGCAGAAAGTTGGATCAGAAGCTTGTGGATTCATTTCTTGCAGAAGTTGAAATACTTAGCAAAATTCGGCATAACAACATTGTGAAGTTGATGTGTTGTATCTCAAGTGATGATTCGCTACTCCTTGTATACGAGTATCATGAACATCAAAGCCTTGATAGGTGGCTGCACAAGAAAAGTAAGTCACCGGCTGTGTCGGGAACTGTAAATGGTAACATCATTGATTGGCCAAAGAGATTGCATATAGCCATTGGAGCTGCACAAGGTTTGTGCTACATGCATAATGATTGCTCGCCGCCTATTGTTCATCGAGATGTGAAAACAAGTAACATTCTTTTGGATTCTCAATTCAATGCAAAAGTTGCTGATTTTGGTTTGGCTAGGATATTGGTCAAGCCGGAAGAACTGGCCACCATGTCGGCTGTGGCTGGAACATTTGGCTACATTGCTCCAG AATATGCTCAAACAATACGAGTCAACGAGAAGATAGATGTCTATAGTTTTGGAGTAGTCCTATTGGAACTGACAACCGGAAAAGAGGCAAATCATGGAGACGAATACTCGTCTCTCGCAGAATGGGCGTGGCGCCACATTCAGATAGGAACCAATATAGAAGAACTTCTCGACGACGACGCTATGGAACCTAGTAACTTGGAAGAAATGTGCAGCATCTTCAAACTCGGAGTTATGTGCACTTCAACATTGCCAGCTAGTAGACCATCAATGAAAGAAGTCTTGAAGGTATTGACCGGCTGCAAGGATCTACTCGCCAACGCGGAGAAGATTGTTGATATTTATGATTCTGCTCCACTTCTTAAGAATTTGAAATGGGAAAAGCAGTTGGAATTTTCAGCATAA
- the LOC123883795 gene encoding hexokinase-1-like produces the protein MSFGMYLGDIVRRVLLKMAEEAEFFGDTVPPKLRIPFILRTPDMSAMHHDTSSDLNVVGKKLRDILEIDNTSLKMRKIVVELCDIVSVRGARLAAAAIFGILRKLGRDTVKAGEKQKSVIALDGGLFEHYTKFRTCMENTLKELMGKEAAETIGIEHSNDGSGIGAALLAASQSQYVGSEES, from the exons ATGTCATTTGGTATGTATTTGGGCGATATTGTAAGGAGAGTACTACTGAAGATGGCTGAAGAAGCTGAATTTTTTGGAGATACTGTTCCTCCCAAGTTGAGAATTCCTTTCATACTTAG GACACCTGACATGTCTGCTATGCATCACGATACATCTTCGGATCTAAATGTGGTTGGAAAGAAATTGAGGGATATATTGGAG ATCGATAACACGTCTCTAAAAATGAGGAAGATTGTTGTGGAACTCTGTGATATTGTTTCTGTTCGAGGGGCCCGTCTTGCTGCTGCTGCTATTTTCGGTATCCTAAGGAAACTGGGAAGAGACACGGTAAAGGCCGGGGAGAAACAAAAATCAGTGATAGCATTGGATGGAGGATTGTTTGAACACTACACAAAATTCCGAACATGCATGGAGAATACACTAAAGGAGTTGATGGGAAAAGAAGCAGCCGAGACAATCGGCATTGAGCATTCCAATGACGGCTCTGGAATCGGAGCAGCCCTCCTTGCAGCTTCTCAGTCGCAGTATGTAGGTTCGGAAGAGTCCTAA
- the LOC123883790 gene encoding disease resistance protein RUN1-like, which translates to MACSIIQTNASSSSSSSSSMMTLKYDVFVSFRGQDIRNNFADHLFAAFRRKGILAFRDDTKIQKGESIAPELLRAIEGSEIFIVIFSKHYASSTWCLRELESILHCSQVSGRRVMPVFYDVDPSDVRHQKGSYAEDLAKHEERFQHDSDLVQRWREALTQVANYSGWDMRHKAQNAEIEKIAEEIMNILLGHKSSYLPKDLIGINLPIEKVVNLLLLDSLDDVRVVGICGMGGVGKTTLATALFGQISHQFDARCFIDDLSKIYRHDGPIGAQKQILHQTLGVESFQICSLYDTANLIQSRLRRLRALIILDNVDKVEQLDKLAVIREWLGAGSRIVIISRDEHILKEYGVDVVYKVPLLNETNSLQLFCRKAFKLDHILSSHEGLVNGILHYAEGLPLAIKTLGSFLFGRDISEWKSALSRLRESPNKDVMDVLRLSFDGLEELEKEIFLDIACFFNPCFEDYVKKVLNCCGFNADIGLRVLIDKSLLSMNDNKIIRMHSLLEELGKNMVQEMSTKESRKWTRVWLHKQLQNVTLENVERKVEAIKFDRYLKDQETEKLIMGETLSKMSHLRLLILRNRIILGNLSYLSNELRYVEWDRYPFKYLPPCFHPNQLVELNLTDSSIKQLWKDKKYLPNLRRLDLTYSKNLRKMPDFGDIPNLEELDLRGCIKLVEIDPSIGVLKKLYYLSLKDCKNLVNIPNNIFGLTSLQYLNLSGCPKMNKNPIPRQSRTSFWKRTTIGLRSFYGYHEGLASSLVPSFLSLYCLSEVDISFCGLSQLPSAIGCLRQLVRLNISGNNFVTLPNLKELSNLEYLNLQHCMLLESLPQLPLPTFFEHMKNYYFERKVGLVIFNCPKLGESEYCDNIAFSWMTQFIWARQQSSSAVFYGNLIDIVIPRSEIPIWFKNQSESGSIRMELSTIMNNNCIGIACCVVFSVEPSDRTVEASNKPFSNIFYQFRYNNGNGWGWECRGGVNLERGLIVVKSNHMCLFYITKRSFFDTMKRIDQPLTDDIIFTVGMMYFGKGSGFEVQHCGYRLVYEHDLQDFNSTMMHPENLSTHKDKFLAIEDEAQP; encoded by the exons ATGGCTTGCAGTATCATCCAAACAAACGcttcttcttcgtcttcttcttcttcttctatgaTGACATTGAAGTATGATGTTTTTGTTAGCTTTAGAGGTCAAGACATACGCAACAATTTCGCCGATCATCTTTTTGCTGCCTTTCGAAGAAAAGGGATTTTAGCATTCAGAGATGACACTAAGATTCAGAAAGGGGAATCCATAGCACCTGAACTCCTTCGTGCAATTGAAGGATCTGAGATTTTCATTGTGATCTTCTCAAAACACTATGCTTCTTCAACATGGTGCTTGCGAGAATTGGAATCTATCCTTCATTGTAGTCAAGTTTCTGGAAGACGTGTTATGCCTGTTTTCTATGATGTTGATCCTTCTGATGTGAGACATCAAAAAGGAAGTTATGCTGAAGACCTTGCCAAACATGAGGAAAGATTTCAACATGACTCAGATTTAGTGCAAAGATGGAGGGAAGCTTTAACACAAGTAGCCAATTACTCTGGTTGGGATATGCGTCATAA GGCTCAAAATGCAGAGATTGAAAAGATTGCTGAAGAGATAATGAATATATTATTGGGTCACAAATCTTCATATCTTCCAAAAGATTTAATTGGGATAAATTTACCTATTGAGAAAGTAGTAAATCTATTACTTTTAGACTCACTTGATGATGTTCGGGTTGTCGGAATTTGTGGGATGGGTGGAGTAGGGAAGACAACTCTTGCTACTGCTTTATTTGGTCAAATCTCTCATCAATTTGATGCTCGTTGTTTTATTGATGATCTAAGCAAAATATATAGACATGATGGTCCAATTGGTGCACAAAAGCAAATCCTACACCAAACTCTTGGTGTGGAATCCTTTCAAATATGCAGTCTCTATGACACGGCTAACTTGATACAAAGTAGGCTTCGTCGCCTGCGAGCACTTATAATTCTTGACAATGTTGATAAAGTTGAACAACTCGATAAATTAGCCGTGATTCGTGAATGGTTAGGTGCAGGGAGTAGAATCGTTATAATTTCTAGAGATGAGCATATCTTGAAAGAGTATGGAGTGGATGTAGTTTACAAAGTTCCACTCTTGAATGAGACTAACTCCCTTCAATTATTTTGTCGAAAAGCTTTCAAACTTGACCATATTTTGAGTAGTCATGAAGGGTTGGTTAATGGCATACTACATTATGCCGAAGGCTTACCACTAGCAATTAAAACATTGGGTTCATTTTTGTTTGGTCGAGATATATCTGAATGGAAAAGTGCATTGTCTAGATTGAGAGAAAGTCCAAACAAAGATGTCATGGATGTGTTACGATTAAGTTTTGATGGGTTGGAGGAATTGgaaaaagaaatatttcttGATATTGCTTGTTTTTTCAATCCGTGCTTTGAGGATTATGTcaaaaaagttctaaattgCTGTGGATTTAATGCTGATATTGGTTTAAGAGTTCTAATTGATAAATCACTTCTAAGCATGAATGACAATAAAATTATACGAATGCATAGTTTGTTAGAAGAGTTGGGCAAAAACATGGTCCAAGAAATGTCAACCAAAGAATCAAGAAAGTGGACGAGGGTGTGGCTCCACAAACAACTCCAAAATGTTACGTTAGAGAATGTG GAAAGGAAGGTTGAAGCCATAAAATTTGATAGATATTTAAAGGACCAAGAAACAGAAAAATTGATCATGGGTGAAACATTGTCAAAAATGAGTCATCTTAGATTGCTCATATTGAGGAACAGAATTATTTTAGGAAACCTCAGCTACCTCTCTAATGAGTTAAGATATGTGGAGTGGGATAGGTATCCTTTCAAGTATTTGCCGCCATGTTTTCATCCCAATCAACTTGTTGAATTGAACTTGACGGATAGCAGCATCAAACAACTATGGAAAGATAAGAAG TATTTGCCCAATTTGAGAAGGTTGGATCTAACTTACTCAAAAAATCTAAGAAAGATGCCAGATTTTGGGGATATTCCAAACCTTGAGGAGCTAGATCTTAGAGGTTGTATAAAGCTTGTGGAAATAGATCCATCTATCGGGGTTCTAAAAAAGCTTTATTACTTAAGTTTGAAAGATTGCAAAAATCTAGTAAACATACCAAACAACATATTTGGTCTCACCTCTCTTCAATATCTAAATCTTTCGGGGTGTCCCAAAATGAATAAGAATCCAATTCCAAGGCAATCAAGAACTTCCTTCTGGAAACGGACCACAATTGGTTTACGTTCCTTTTACGGTTATCATGAAGGTTTAGCTAGTTCTTTGGTGCCTTCTTTTCTTAGCTTATATTGTTTGAGTGAAGTTGATATCAGTTTCTGTGGTCTAAGCCAACTCCCAAGTGCAATTGGATGTCTACGTCAACTCGTAAGATTAAATATAAGCGGGAACAATTTTGTGACACTACCTAACCTGAAGGAGCTTTCCAACCTTGAATATTTAAACTTACAGCATTGCATGCTTTTGGAATCTTTGCCTCAGCTTCCTTTGCCTACTTTTTTTGAGcatatgaaaaattattattttgagaggAAAGTTGGACTGGTCATTTTCAATTGTCCTAAGTTGGGTGAGAGTGAATATTGTGATAACATTGCATTTTCATGGATGACACAATTCATTTGGGCAAGACAGCAGTCCTCTAGTGCCGTCTTTTATGggaatttaattgatattgtTATTCCTAGAAGTGAAATACCAATTTGGTTCAAAAATCAGAGCGAGAGTGGTTCAATAAGAATGGAACTATCTACCATTATGAACAATAATTGCATTGGCATTGCTTGTTGTGTGGTATTTTCTGTTGAACCTTCTGATCGAACTGTTGAAGCTTCTAATAAACCATTTTCGaatatattttatcaatttCGTTATAATAATGGTAATGGATGGGGTTGGGAATGTCGTGGTGGTGTAAATTTAGAAAGAGGTCTTATTGTGGTCAAATCAAATCACATGTGCCTATTCTATATTACTAAGAGATCATTCTTTGATACTATGAAGAGGATTGACCAACCTCTCACCGATGATATCATTTTCACAGTTGGCATGATGTATTTTGGCAAAGGTAGTGGTTTTGAGGTGCAGCATTGTGGGTATCGTTTGGTATATGAACATGATCTACAAGACTTCAACTCAACAATGATGCATCCCGAAAATCTGTCAACTCATAAGGACAAGTTTTTGGCAATTGAAGATGAGGCACAACCATGA
- the LOC123883788 gene encoding disease resistance protein RUN1-like has translation MACTIIQTNSSSSSSSSSSSMMTLKLKYDVFVSFRGQDTRNNFADHLFAAFRRKGILAFRDDTKIQKGESIAPELLCAIEASQIFIVIFSKHYASSTWCLRELESILHCSQVSGRCVLPVFYDVDPSDVRHQKGSYAEDLAKHEERFQHDSDLVQRWREALTQVANYSGWDMRHKAQNAEIEKIAEEIMNILLGHKFSYLPKDLIGINLPIEKVVNLLLLDSLDDVRVVGICGMGGVGKTTLATALFGQISHQFDARCFIDDLSKIYRHDGPIGAQKQILHQTLGGEPFQICNLYDTANLIQSRLRRLRALIILDNVDKVDQLDKLAVNREWLGAGSRIIIISRDEHILKAYGVDAVYKVPLLNETNSVQLFCRKAFKLDHILSSYEGLVNGILHYADGLPLAIKILGSFLFGRDISEWKSALSRLRESPNKDVMDVLRLSFDGLEELEKEIFLDIACFFNGCQESYVKKVLNCCGFHADIGLRVLIDKSLLSISNGDRIIMHSLLEELGKNIVQEISTKESRKWTRVWLYEQLQNVMLENVEWTVEAISLGIYFEDKQKPIMVETLSKMSHLRLLIFGDIIFKGNLSYLSNELRYVEWFWYPFEYLPPCFHPNQLVELTLRHSCLKQLWKDKKYLPNLRRLDLTYSKNLRKMPDFGDIPNLEELDLTGCIKLVEIDPSIGVLKKLYYLSLKDCKNLVNIPNNIFGLTSLQYLNLSGCPKMNKNPIPRQSRTSFWKRTTIGLRSFYGYHEGLASSLVPSFLSLYCLSKVDISFCGLSQLPSAIGCLRQLKRLNIGGNNFVTLPSLKELSNLEYLNLQHCMLLESLPLLPLPTFFDHMTKHKTTFKHMKNYNYKRKIGLVIFNCPKLGESEYCDNIAFSWMTQFIWARQQSSSAFFYGNLIDIVIPRSEIPIWFKNQSESGSIRMELSTIMNNNCIGIACCVVFSVEPSDRTVEASDSNSGIFYEFHNNSNRLCWSDGIGVILERGLILVKSNHMYLFYIPKRSFFDIMKSIDQPLTDLDYIIFKAGIYNDKGSDLEVQHCGYRLVYEHDLQDLNLTMMHPENLSTHKGEFLAIEDEAQP, from the exons ATGGCTTGCACTATCATACAAACcaactcttcttcttcttcttcttcttcttcttcttctatgaTGACATTGAAATTGAAGTATGACGTTTTTGTTAGCTTTAGAGGTCAAGACACACGCAACAATTTCGCCGATCATCTTTTTGCTGCCTTTCGAAGAAAAGGCATTTTAGCATTCAGAGATGACACTAAGATTCAGAAAGGGGAATCCATAGCACCTGAACTCCTTTGTGCAATTGAAGCCTCTCAGATTTTCATTGTGATCTTCTCAAAACACTATGCTTCTTCAACATGGTGCTTGCGAGAATTGGAATCTATCCTTCATTGTAGTCAAGTTTCTGGAAGATGTGTTCTTCCTGTTTTCTATGATGTTGATCCTTCTGATGTGAGACATCAAAAAGGAAGTTATGCTGAAGACCTTGCCAAACACGAGGAAAGATTTCAACATGACTCAGATTTGGTGCAAAGATGGAGGGAAGCTTTAACACAAGTCGCCAATTACTCTGGTTGGGATATGCGTCATAA GGCTCAAAATGCAGAGATTGAAAAGATTGCTGAAGAGATAATGAATATATTATTGGGTCACAAATTTTCATATCTTCCAAAAGATTTAATTGGGATAAATTTACCTATTGAGAAAGTAGTAAATCTATTACTTTTAGACTCACTTGATGATGTTCGGGTTGTAGGAATTTGTGGGATGGGTGGAGTAGGGAAGACAACTCTTGCTACTGCTTTATTTGGTCAAATCTCTCATCAATTTGATGCTCGTTGTTTTATTGATGATCTAAGCAAAATATATAGACATGATGGTCCAATTGGTGCACAAAAGCAAATCCTACACCAAACTCTTGGTGGGGAACCCTTTCAGATATGCAATCTCTATGACACGGCTAACTTGATACAAAGTAGGCTTCGTCGCCTGCGAGCACTTATAATTCTTGACAATGTTGATAAAGTTGATCAACTCGATAAGTTAGCCGTGAATCGTGAATGGTTAGGTGCAGGGAGTAGAATCATTATAATTTCTAGAGATGAGCATATCTTGAAAGCATATGGAGTGGATGCAGTTTACAAAGTTCCACTCTTGAATGAGACTAACTCCGTTCAATTATTTTGTCGAAAAGCATTCAAACTTGACCATATTTTGAGTAGTTATGAAGGGTTGGTTAATGGCATACTACATTATGCCGATGGCTTACCATTAGCAATTAAAATATTGGGTTCATTTTTGTTTGGTCGAGATATATCTGAATGGAAAAGTGCATTGTCTAGATTGAGAGAAAGTCCAAACAAAGATGTCATGGATGTGTTACGATTAAGTTTTGATGGGTTGGAGGAATTGgaaaaagaaatatttcttGATATTGCTTGTTTTTTCAATGGGTGCCAGGAGAGTTATGTcaaaaaagttctaaattgCTGTGGATTTCATGCTGATATTGGTTTAAGAGTTCTAATTGATAAATCACTTCTAAGCATTTCAAATGGAGATCGAATTATAATGCATAGTTTGTTAGAAGAGTTGGGCAAAAACATTGTCCAAGAAATTTCAACCAAAGAATCAAGAAAGTGGACGAGGGTGTGGCTCTACGAACAACTCCAAAATGTTATGTTAGAGAATGTG gAATGGACGGTTGAAGCCATATCATTAGGTATATattttgaggacaaacaaaaaCCGATCATGGTTGAAACATTATCAAAAATGAGTCATCTTAGATTGCTCATATTCGGGGACATTATTTTTAAAGGAAACCTTAGCTACCTCTCTAATGAGTTAAGATATGTGGAGTGGTTTTGGTATCCTTTTGAGTATTTGCCGCCATGTTTTCATCCCAATCAACTTGTTGAATTGACCTTGAGGCATAGCTGCCTCAAACAACTATGGAAAGATAAGAAG TATTTGCCCAATTTGAGAAGGTTGGATCTAACTTACTCAAAAAATCTAAGAAAGATGCCAGATTTTGGGGATATTCCAAACCTTGAGGAGCTAGATCTTACAGGTTGTATAAAGCTTGTGGAAATTGATCCATCTATCGGGGTTCTAAAAAAGCTTTATTACTTAAGTTTGAAAGATTGCAAAAATCTAGTAAACATACCAAACAACATATTTGGTCTCACCTCTCTTCAATATCTAAATCTTTCGGGGTGTCCCAAAATGAATAAGAATCCAATTCCAAGGCAATCAAGAACTTCCTTCTGGAAACGGACCACAATTGGTTTACGTTCCTTTTACGGTTATCATGAAGGTTTAGCTAGTTCTTTGGTGCCTTCTTTTCTTAGCTTATATTGTTTGAGTAAAGTTGATATCAGTTTCTGTGGTCTAAGTCAACTCCCAAGTGCAATTGGATGTCTACGTCAGCTAAAAAGATTAAATATAGGGGGGAACAATTTTGTGACACTACCTAGCCTGAAGGAGCTTTCCAACCTTGAATATTTAAACTTACAGCATTGCATGCTTTTGGAATCTTTGCCTCTGCTTCCTTTACCTACTTTTTTTGATCATATGACAAAACATAAGACCACTTTCAAGCAtatgaaaaattataattataagagGAAAATAGGACTGGTCATTTTCAATTGTCCTAAGTTGGGTGAGAGTGAATATTGTGATAACATTGCATTTTCATGGATGACACAATTCATTTGGGCAAGACAGCAGTCGTCTAGTGCCTTCTTTTATGggaatttaattgatattgtTATTCCTAGAAGTGAAATACCAATTTGGTTCAAAAATCAGAGCGAGAGTGGTTCAATAAGAATGGAACTATCTACCATTATGAACAATAATTGCATTGGCATTGCTTGTTGTGTGGTATTTTCTGTTGAACCTTCTGATCGAACTGTCGAAGCTTCTGATAGTAATTCgggtatattttatgaatttcataataatagtaatagatTGTGTTGGTCTGATGGTATTGGTGTAATTTTAGAAAGAGGTCTTATTCTGGTCAAATCAAATCACATGTACCTATTCTATATTCCTAAGAGATCATTCTTTGATATTATGAAGTCGATTGACCAACCTCTAACCGATCTTgattatatcattttcaaagCTGGCATTTATAATGACAAAGGTAGTGATTTGGAGGTGCAGCATTGTGGGTATCGTTTGGTATATGAACATGATCTACAAGACTTGAACTTAACAATGATGCATCCCGAAAATCTGTCAACTCATAAGGGCGAGTTTTTGGCAATTGAAGATGAGGCACAACCATGA